One Stenotrophomonas maltophilia DNA window includes the following coding sequences:
- a CDS encoding TIGR03571 family LLM class oxidoreductase — MSEFNPAYASLFPQQGLSLGLMTPVAAHGLADPREARRIARLADDLGFAALWTRDVPLMVPQGPDATASALDDPFLWLGMLAAATERIVVGSAAIVLPLRQPLQVAKAALSLDRISGGRFVLGLGSGDRPEEFAAFGEDLEGRAATFRERWTLLRAALSPEADERSTVLQATGGFDVLPAPATRIPMLVVGTARQSLQWIAREAEGWATYHREEAAQEGRIGLWQQALVQRGGPGKPFVQSMLLDLQADPRAPAEPLPLGLKVGRDGLRGYLLRVHAQGVAHVMFNLVDNGRPMNEVLREIGEHVLPHMLR; from the coding sequence ATGAGTGAATTCAATCCCGCCTACGCTTCGTTGTTTCCGCAACAAGGACTGAGCCTGGGCCTGATGACGCCCGTTGCGGCGCATGGGCTGGCCGATCCGCGCGAGGCGCGGCGCATTGCACGGCTGGCCGATGACCTGGGCTTTGCCGCGTTGTGGACGCGCGACGTGCCGTTGATGGTACCGCAGGGCCCGGACGCGACAGCGAGCGCACTGGATGACCCGTTCCTGTGGCTGGGCATGCTGGCCGCTGCGACCGAGCGCATTGTGGTCGGCAGCGCAGCGATTGTGCTGCCGTTGCGCCAGCCGTTGCAGGTGGCGAAGGCGGCCTTGAGCCTGGACCGGATCAGCGGCGGACGCTTCGTACTGGGCCTGGGTTCGGGTGACCGCCCGGAAGAGTTCGCCGCATTCGGCGAGGATCTGGAGGGCAGGGCGGCGACCTTCCGCGAGCGCTGGACGTTGTTGCGCGCGGCGCTGTCACCGGAGGCCGATGAGCGGTCCACCGTACTGCAGGCGACCGGGGGCTTCGACGTGCTGCCGGCGCCGGCAACGCGCATTCCGATGCTGGTGGTGGGTACCGCACGGCAGAGCCTGCAGTGGATCGCTCGCGAGGCTGAAGGCTGGGCCACCTATCACCGCGAGGAAGCCGCGCAGGAAGGACGCATCGGCCTGTGGCAGCAGGCACTGGTGCAGCGTGGTGGGCCAGGCAAGCCGTTCGTGCAGTCGATGCTGCTGGATCTGCAGGCGGATCCGCGGGCGCCGGCCGAGCCGCTGCCGCTGGGCCTGAAGGTCGGCCGCGATGGCCTGCGTGGCTATCTGCTGCGCGTGCATGCGCAGGGTGTGGCGCATGTGATGTTCAATCTGGTCGACAACGGGCGGCCGATGAATGAAGTGCTGCGTGAGATCGGCGAACACGTTCTGCCGCATATGCTCCGATAG
- a CDS encoding tetratricopeptide repeat protein: MNIEALECMLAAGKDGALLRFGLGKGWLDAGNPVRAATHLGRCVVLDPQYSAAWKLLGKAWLASGQPQAAREAWQRGLSVAGSKGDQQARKEMQVFLRRLDREQADLAKAG; this comes from the coding sequence ATGAACATCGAAGCTCTGGAATGCATGCTCGCCGCCGGCAAGGACGGCGCGCTGCTGCGCTTCGGCCTGGGCAAGGGCTGGCTGGATGCCGGCAACCCGGTGCGCGCGGCCACCCATCTGGGCCGTTGCGTGGTGCTTGATCCGCAGTACTCGGCGGCGTGGAAGCTGCTGGGCAAGGCCTGGCTGGCCAGTGGCCAGCCCCAGGCGGCGCGCGAAGCATGGCAACGCGGCCTGAGCGTGGCCGGCAGCAAGGGCGACCAGCAGGCACGCAAGGAAATGCAGGTGTTCCTGCGACGCCTGGACCGCGAGCAGGCGGACCTGGCGAAAGCGGGCTGA
- a CDS encoding DUF3817 domain-containing protein produces MHPTGRLFAAVAFIEAVTWAGLLIGMWMKYGPMADVALVKLFGPLHGVAFLVYVAVTLFAAIRLRWPWWASALALLAAIPPLVTLPLEWWFKRRGLLGLRAMR; encoded by the coding sequence ATGCACCCGACCGGACGCCTGTTCGCTGCGGTCGCTTTCATCGAGGCTGTGACCTGGGCCGGCCTGCTCATCGGCATGTGGATGAAGTACGGCCCGATGGCGGACGTGGCACTGGTCAAGCTGTTTGGGCCGCTGCACGGCGTGGCCTTCCTGGTCTACGTGGCGGTCACCCTGTTCGCGGCGATACGCCTGCGCTGGCCGTGGTGGGCCAGTGCTCTGGCGCTGCTGGCGGCGATCCCGCCGCTGGTGACGCTGCCGTTGGAGTGGTGGTTCAAGCGCCGTGGCCTGCTGGGCCTGCGTGCAATGCGCTGA
- a CDS encoding ferredoxin reductase, which yields MSAVVRPSLFSPYRWVSPSLFDFWAGQLNPLWTLREPVARLVRREPAGEGAATLVLRTNRHWAGMRAGQHVTLGVEIEGRLWQRSYSPTALGRRELTITVKAVDGGRVSQHLVNHAQPGELFRLDAAFGEFHMPAAAPVLLLAAGSGITPMRSLLRDACQRPLAAPVDLFYWERTAAHLQFRDELQALAAAHSNLRVHLLTTREGEAPAARIDTHDLQVAGDDTPLAQRHVLACGPDGFVAAARERLAHQVAGFQAEAFTPPAPLRDASSEGEVSLTLARSGRQLSVPRGRSLLESLEAHGIKPKHGCRMGICNSCSCDRVSGATRHLRTGDLQSESAQPVRICVSAPTTDLTLDL from the coding sequence ATGAGCGCTGTCGTCCGTCCGTCCCTGTTCTCTCCGTACCGCTGGGTCTCGCCGTCGCTGTTCGATTTCTGGGCGGGCCAGCTCAATCCCCTGTGGACCCTGCGCGAGCCGGTGGCCCGCCTGGTCCGGCGCGAGCCGGCCGGCGAGGGCGCGGCGACCCTGGTCCTGCGCACCAACCGGCACTGGGCCGGCATGCGTGCCGGCCAGCACGTCACCCTCGGTGTCGAGATTGAAGGACGCCTGTGGCAGCGCAGCTACAGCCCCACCGCGCTGGGGCGGCGCGAGCTGACGATCACCGTCAAGGCGGTCGATGGCGGCAGGGTCAGCCAACACTTGGTCAACCATGCGCAGCCGGGCGAACTGTTCCGCCTCGATGCCGCCTTCGGCGAATTCCATATGCCGGCCGCCGCGCCGGTCTTGCTGCTGGCGGCCGGCAGTGGCATCACGCCGATGCGCAGCCTGTTGCGCGACGCCTGCCAGCGCCCGCTGGCAGCACCGGTGGACCTGTTCTACTGGGAGCGCACCGCTGCCCATCTGCAGTTCCGTGATGAACTGCAGGCGCTGGCCGCAGCGCATTCGAACCTGCGCGTGCACCTGCTGACCACCCGCGAGGGTGAGGCGCCGGCCGCGCGTATCGATACCCATGATCTGCAGGTGGCCGGCGATGACACGCCGTTGGCGCAGCGCCATGTGCTGGCCTGCGGCCCGGACGGCTTCGTTGCCGCTGCGCGCGAGCGTCTGGCGCACCAGGTCGCCGGCTTCCAGGCCGAAGCGTTCACACCGCCGGCGCCGCTGCGCGATGCCAGCAGCGAAGGTGAGGTGTCGCTGACGCTTGCGCGCAGTGGCCGCCAGCTGAGCGTGCCGCGGGGCCGCTCGCTGCTGGAAAGCCTCGAAGCCCACGGCATCAAGCCCAAACACGGCTGCCGCATGGGTATCTGCAACAGCTGCAGCTGTGACCGCGTCAGTGGCGCCACCCGCCACCTGCGCACCGGCGACCTGCAGTCCGAATCGGCACAGCCGGTGCGGATCTGCGTGAGCGCACCGACCACCGACCTGACCCTGGATCTCTGA
- a CDS encoding TonB-dependent receptor plug domain-containing protein — translation MPVATPFFRRLPLAAAIALTLPLPTVAATPKPTELDRVQVKVSTATRSERLLSDVPIRTEVLRKEDIALRAATDFSRAAELINGLRVESNCQNCNTSEVQLLGLPGAYNQLLFDGIPLLSTLGSVYGLEQIPAGFVDRIEVVKGGGSALYGPGAVAGVINLIPPLPARSGGHVQAGVDVLKGTPQKNADVRLDLVAKDADAGLSVIAQRNWNSGIDYNGDGYTEITRKNLKVGGLQAWYAPTPGTRLRLDLQVTDETRRGGNRLDQPEYLANIAESLDTKYRRGSVSWDQEINADVDFRLAYAFADIDRDSFYGGLGDVVTDPSAPGYDPSQLDPNVAGSAASRSWRQYGRTHNPLHYIDSQLNWRLGAHALAFGVQYKHEALRDDNRTGDGQRLAVLEDATFHNLGAFIQDEWSLRDNVDLVLGARVDKSSELDSAVFSPRIALAWQATPNLKWRAGVATGFRAPEIFVEDVHVDTLGGEQVRVRNTDGLKEERALTTLFGFDWRSDPADPVWSWDATASYARIRDTFALGEIQRGDDGQLSQLRYNASGSNVLGAETNLGWQPSPQWRLTAGASWYRSRFREPQRIFDDTGDGGDTVIESRDYLKTPRWTGLAQLSWMPAEPWETFVALRHTGPMSVLNNRLGELHRTRSFLVTDLGARWHRHLGTQAQQEVSVAAGVKNVFDQRQKDLEVGALRDSDYVYGPRFARSWYVNLRYAF, via the coding sequence ATGCCCGTTGCCACACCCTTCTTCCGTCGGCTGCCCCTGGCCGCCGCCATTGCCCTGACCCTGCCACTGCCCACAGTGGCAGCCACTCCGAAACCGACCGAACTGGATCGGGTGCAGGTGAAAGTCAGCACTGCCACCCGCAGCGAACGCCTGCTGTCCGATGTCCCGATCCGCACCGAAGTGCTGCGCAAGGAGGACATCGCGCTGCGCGCGGCCACCGACTTCTCGCGCGCCGCCGAGCTGATCAACGGTCTGCGCGTGGAGAGCAACTGCCAGAACTGCAACACCAGCGAGGTACAGCTGCTGGGCCTGCCCGGCGCCTACAACCAGCTGTTGTTCGATGGCATCCCGCTGCTGTCCACGCTGGGCAGCGTGTACGGCCTGGAACAGATTCCGGCCGGGTTCGTCGACCGCATCGAAGTGGTCAAGGGCGGTGGTTCGGCGCTGTATGGACCGGGCGCGGTGGCCGGTGTGATCAACCTGATTCCGCCGCTGCCGGCGCGCAGCGGTGGCCATGTGCAGGCCGGCGTGGATGTCCTGAAGGGAACACCGCAGAAGAACGCCGACGTGCGGTTGGACCTGGTGGCCAAGGACGCAGACGCCGGCCTGTCGGTGATTGCCCAGCGCAACTGGAACAGCGGCATCGACTACAACGGTGACGGCTACACCGAGATCACCCGCAAGAACCTCAAGGTCGGCGGACTGCAGGCCTGGTATGCGCCGACACCGGGCACACGGCTGCGCTTGGACCTGCAGGTGACCGATGAAACCCGCCGCGGCGGCAACCGCTTGGACCAGCCCGAGTACCTGGCCAACATCGCCGAATCGCTGGATACGAAGTACCGGCGCGGCAGCGTGTCGTGGGATCAGGAGATCAATGCTGACGTCGATTTCCGCCTGGCCTATGCCTTCGCCGACATCGACCGAGACAGCTTCTATGGCGGCCTGGGCGACGTGGTCACCGATCCGTCCGCGCCGGGCTATGACCCGTCGCAGCTGGACCCCAACGTCGCCGGCAGCGCGGCCTCGCGTTCGTGGCGCCAGTACGGCCGCACCCACAATCCTCTGCACTACATCGACAGCCAGTTGAACTGGCGGTTGGGTGCGCACGCGCTGGCCTTCGGCGTGCAGTACAAGCACGAGGCGCTGCGCGACGACAACCGCACCGGTGACGGCCAGCGCCTTGCGGTGCTGGAGGATGCCACCTTCCACAACCTGGGCGCCTTCATCCAGGACGAGTGGAGCCTGCGCGACAACGTCGACCTGGTGCTGGGTGCGCGCGTGGACAAGAGCTCGGAACTGGACAGCGCGGTGTTCTCGCCGCGCATCGCGCTGGCCTGGCAGGCCACGCCCAACCTGAAGTGGCGGGCAGGCGTTGCCACCGGCTTCCGTGCACCGGAAATCTTCGTCGAGGATGTGCATGTCGATACGCTGGGTGGCGAACAGGTGCGCGTGCGCAACACCGACGGTCTGAAGGAAGAGCGCGCGTTGACCACCCTGTTCGGTTTCGACTGGCGATCGGACCCGGCCGATCCGGTCTGGAGCTGGGATGCCACTGCTTCCTATGCGCGCATCCGCGACACGTTCGCGCTGGGCGAGATCCAGCGCGGCGATGACGGACAGCTGAGCCAGCTGCGCTACAACGCGTCCGGCTCCAATGTGCTGGGCGCGGAAACCAACCTCGGCTGGCAGCCGTCGCCACAGTGGCGCCTGACCGCCGGTGCCTCCTGGTACCGCTCGCGCTTCCGCGAACCGCAGCGCATCTTCGACGACACCGGCGACGGTGGCGACACCGTCATTGAAAGCCGCGACTACCTGAAGACCCCACGCTGGACCGGCCTGGCCCAGCTCAGCTGGATGCCGGCCGAGCCGTGGGAAACCTTCGTGGCGCTGCGCCACACGGGCCCGATGTCGGTGCTGAACAACCGGCTGGGCGAGTTGCACCGCACGCGCTCGTTCCTGGTCACCGACCTCGGAGCACGCTGGCACCGGCATCTGGGCACGCAGGCGCAGCAGGAAGTGTCAGTGGCCGCAGGCGTCAAGAACGTGTTCGACCAGCGCCAGAAAGACCTGGAAGTGGGGGCGCTGCGTGACAGCGACTACGTCTACGGGCCGCGTTTCGCGCGCTCGTGGTACGTCAACCTGCGCTATGCGTTCTGA
- a CDS encoding thioredoxin-like domain-containing protein: protein MRSEALRTLLLAGALLLALPAMAADLHAQVSASLMRPEQRSLRPMQWSPPPKLVALYFGADWCAPCHAFVPTLRSVRDALREAGADTEVVYVSLDENESALRRYMHAQEMPWPVLDPRRAARMPALQALAGLAPPNLVLIDADGNVLANGWHGRRYDGLQPVLKEWTKRACAQEQARCPPGL, encoded by the coding sequence ATGCGTTCTGAAGCGCTGCGGACGCTGCTGCTGGCCGGCGCGCTGCTGCTGGCCCTACCGGCGATGGCGGCAGACCTGCACGCGCAGGTCTCGGCCTCGCTGATGCGGCCGGAACAGCGCTCGCTGCGACCGATGCAGTGGTCACCGCCGCCGAAACTGGTGGCGCTGTACTTCGGCGCCGACTGGTGCGCCCCCTGCCATGCCTTCGTACCCACACTGCGCAGCGTGCGTGACGCGTTGCGCGAGGCCGGCGCCGATACCGAAGTGGTCTACGTCAGCCTGGATGAGAACGAGAGCGCGCTGCGCCGCTACATGCATGCGCAGGAGATGCCGTGGCCGGTGCTGGACCCGCGCCGCGCCGCGCGCATGCCGGCACTGCAGGCCTTGGCCGGGCTGGCACCGCCGAACCTGGTGCTGATCGATGCCGACGGGAATGTACTTGCCAATGGCTGGCACGGGCGTCGCTACGATGGCCTGCAGCCGGTGTTGAAGGAATGGACGAAACGGGCGTGTGCGCAGGAACAGGCGCGATGTCCGCCTGGATTGTAG
- a CDS encoding fatty acid desaturase family protein — MTRATDRALSTAEMHAFGEELDAIRDRVIGSLGASDTRYIRRVAAAVRWFGVGGRGLLFLAAFSPLFWMPLLWPAAITGTLLLALSKILENMELGHNVMHGQFDWTGDPKLNGNTYEWDIVATADNWRKTHNFRHHTYTNVRGMDDDIGYGLLRIFPEQRWKPFYLLQPIIAPIFALLFQWGVAAQDLRLGRWLKGRISGRAMWMQTRPVARKMLRQVLKDYVFFPLLAGPFFLTVMLGNLVANGLRNIWTYVIIFCGHFTAESETFPKECLRNESRGHWYLRQLRGSSNISGGFLINVLSGNLSHQIEHHFYPDLPANRYAAIAKEVKDICRRYGQHYNNGSLPRQFGQVVWRILRHAFPSKPRRLPMSDIMSAPASANAG, encoded by the coding sequence ATGACCCGCGCTACCGACCGTGCCCTGAGCACCGCCGAGATGCATGCCTTCGGTGAGGAGCTCGATGCGATCCGCGACCGTGTGATCGGCAGCCTCGGCGCCTCCGATACCCGCTACATCCGCCGCGTGGCTGCCGCCGTGCGCTGGTTCGGAGTGGGCGGCCGTGGCCTGCTGTTCCTGGCGGCATTCTCGCCGCTGTTCTGGATGCCGCTGCTGTGGCCGGCCGCGATCACCGGCACGCTGCTGCTGGCGCTGTCGAAGATCCTGGAGAACATGGAGCTGGGCCACAACGTCATGCACGGCCAGTTCGACTGGACCGGCGACCCCAAGCTCAACGGCAACACCTACGAGTGGGACATCGTTGCCACCGCCGACAACTGGCGCAAGACCCACAATTTCCGCCACCACACCTACACCAACGTGCGTGGCATGGACGATGACATCGGCTACGGCCTGCTGCGCATCTTCCCGGAACAGCGCTGGAAGCCGTTCTACCTGCTGCAGCCGATCATCGCGCCGATCTTCGCGCTGCTGTTCCAGTGGGGCGTTGCCGCGCAGGACCTGCGCCTGGGCCGTTGGCTGAAGGGCCGCATCAGTGGCCGTGCGATGTGGATGCAGACCCGCCCGGTGGCGCGCAAGATGCTGCGCCAGGTTCTGAAGGACTACGTGTTCTTCCCGCTGCTGGCCGGTCCGTTTTTCCTCACGGTGATGCTGGGCAACCTGGTCGCCAACGGCCTGCGCAACATCTGGACCTATGTGATCATCTTCTGCGGCCACTTCACCGCCGAATCGGAAACCTTCCCGAAGGAGTGCCTGCGCAATGAGTCGCGCGGCCATTGGTACCTGCGCCAGCTGCGCGGTTCGTCCAATATCAGCGGCGGCTTCCTGATCAACGTGCTGTCGGGCAACCTCAGCCACCAGATCGAGCACCACTTCTACCCGGATCTGCCGGCCAACCGCTATGCGGCCATCGCCAAGGAAGTGAAGGACATCTGCCGCCGCTACGGCCAGCACTACAACAACGGCTCGCTGCCGCGCCAGTTCGGCCAGGTGGTCTGGCGCATCCTGCGTCACGCGTTCCCGAGCAAGCCGCGCCGCCTGCCGATGTCGGACATCATGTCCGCACCGGCATCGGCCAACGCGGGCTGA
- a CDS encoding thioredoxin family protein, whose amino-acid sequence MLPMRVALSVLLLASALSACTPAPVSTAKSAEAPAPAPAIAWRQGDVDDAFAEAADSGKPVLLYWGAVWCPPCNQLKAGLFKDPAFIALTSKFVPVYLDGDEEGAQAWGERFGVRGYPTLIVLDPQRNEITRVAGGNDAAELTRALTVAAGRRSAVAATLATALATPDRLAAEDWQVLGDYGWEVDANRLAGERRSRDVLRQLSKAAPDAALQRRFALLALATAEKPDASPTEVRELLQAVLAQPAEVRRNRELLGYAGVQLVKQASAGPATSNTLGQQLLVALERADAERGDRADDALSRALTEVSLARQQQPKGALPAALVERVKQRVAAADAAATDAHARQATISSAVYALREVGDDTGAEALLLAELKRSEQPYYYMPELAELAEQRGDTAGALAWLKRAYDGAQGPATRVQWGVLYVEGLLKLAPDDAPRIEQATASLIAELEAQPSGYHQRTRQRFERLAGQLKTWSGKHQGAETLARLQQRMQQACGEQVDGACKDWLS is encoded by the coding sequence ATGCTGCCGATGCGCGTCGCGCTTTCCGTGTTGCTGCTGGCTTCGGCGCTGAGCGCCTGCACCCCGGCCCCGGTATCCACCGCCAAATCCGCCGAAGCACCCGCGCCGGCGCCCGCCATCGCCTGGCGCCAGGGCGATGTGGACGATGCCTTCGCCGAAGCCGCCGACAGCGGCAAGCCGGTGCTGCTGTACTGGGGCGCGGTCTGGTGCCCGCCGTGCAACCAGCTCAAGGCGGGCCTGTTCAAGGACCCGGCCTTCATCGCGCTGACCAGCAAATTCGTTCCCGTCTACCTGGATGGCGACGAGGAAGGTGCACAGGCCTGGGGCGAGCGCTTCGGAGTACGCGGCTATCCGACCCTGATCGTGCTGGACCCACAGCGCAACGAAATCACCCGCGTGGCCGGCGGCAATGACGCCGCCGAACTGACCCGCGCACTGACCGTGGCCGCAGGCCGCCGCAGTGCTGTTGCCGCCACCTTGGCCACCGCCTTGGCAACGCCGGATCGACTGGCCGCCGAAGATTGGCAGGTGCTGGGCGACTATGGCTGGGAAGTGGACGCCAACCGCCTGGCCGGCGAGCGCAGGAGCCGGGATGTACTGCGCCAGTTGTCCAAGGCCGCCCCGGACGCTGCCCTGCAGCGACGCTTCGCGCTGCTGGCGTTGGCAACGGCCGAAAAGCCCGATGCCTCGCCCACCGAAGTGCGCGAGCTGCTGCAGGCCGTGCTGGCGCAACCTGCCGAAGTCCGTCGCAACCGCGAGCTGCTGGGCTATGCAGGCGTGCAGCTGGTCAAGCAGGCCAGTGCCGGACCGGCCACCAGCAACACGCTGGGACAGCAGCTGTTGGTCGCACTGGAGCGCGCAGACGCCGAGCGCGGCGACCGCGCCGACGACGCGTTGTCGCGTGCGCTGACCGAAGTATCGCTGGCCCGCCAGCAACAGCCGAAGGGCGCACTGCCCGCGGCTCTGGTCGAGCGAGTCAAGCAGCGCGTGGCCGCTGCCGATGCCGCCGCCACCGATGCGCATGCGCGTCAGGCCACGATCAGCAGCGCGGTGTACGCATTGCGCGAGGTAGGTGACGACACGGGTGCCGAGGCGCTGTTGCTGGCCGAGCTGAAGCGCAGCGAGCAGCCGTACTACTACATGCCCGAACTGGCCGAACTGGCCGAGCAGCGCGGCGATACCGCCGGCGCGCTGGCGTGGCTGAAGCGCGCCTACGATGGTGCGCAGGGCCCGGCCACCCGCGTGCAGTGGGGCGTGCTGTACGTGGAAGGCCTGCTGAAGCTGGCGCCGGACGACGCACCGCGCATCGAGCAGGCGACCGCGTCGCTGATCGCCGAACTGGAAGCGCAGCCGTCGGGCTACCACCAGCGCACCCGCCAGCGTTTCGAGCGCCTGGCCGGGCAGTTGAAGACGTGGAGCGGCAAGCACCAGGGCGCCGAAACACTGGCGAGACTGCAGCAGCGGATGCAGCAGGCTTGCGGTGAACAAGTGGATGGTGCGTGCAAGGATTGGTTGAGTTGA
- a CDS encoding GNAT family N-acetyltransferase: MPKIRPAHADDLPAISTLCLAAFNEAVAPTLGAAGIATFGSVAAADAFAVRLQGDNHILVAEQDARVVGVVELKEGRHLAMLFVDPACQGQGIGHALFEAVLPQVREPVLTVRASLNAVPVYERYGFVLDGEIGEFNGLVYQQMVRAAP; encoded by the coding sequence ATGCCGAAGATCCGCCCCGCTCATGCCGATGACCTGCCTGCGATCAGTACGCTGTGCCTGGCCGCGTTCAACGAGGCAGTGGCGCCGACGCTCGGCGCTGCCGGCATTGCCACGTTCGGCAGTGTCGCTGCAGCGGATGCGTTCGCTGTGCGCCTGCAGGGTGACAACCACATCCTGGTGGCCGAGCAGGATGCGCGCGTGGTCGGCGTGGTCGAACTGAAGGAGGGTCGGCACCTGGCGATGCTGTTCGTCGATCCCGCCTGCCAGGGCCAGGGCATCGGCCATGCGCTGTTCGAGGCGGTGCTGCCGCAGGTGCGCGAACCGGTGCTGACCGTGCGTGCCTCGCTCAACGCCGTGCCAGTCTATGAGCGCTACGGCTTCGTGCTGGACGGCGAGATCGGCGAGTTCAACGGGCTGGTGTACCAGCAGATGGTGCGGGCAGCGCCCTGA
- the fabR gene encoding HTH-type transcriptional repressor FabR, translating to MAAATALSTPEDANSPARRTVSREDLLAAALKLIGPHRSLSTLSLREVAREAGIAPNSFYRQFRDMDELAVALIDAAGRSLRTIIGEARQRATSTATSVVRVSVETFMEQLRADDKLLHVLLREGAVGSDDFKHAVERELHYFEEELQHDLVRLAALDGAVLHAPELVAKAITRLVFAMGATAMDLPPEKDPELVEQISTMIRMIIVGARTPAAFRRG from the coding sequence ATGGCCGCCGCCACCGCCTTGTCGACGCCCGAAGATGCCAACAGCCCGGCCCGCCGTACGGTGAGCCGCGAGGATCTGCTGGCCGCCGCCCTGAAACTGATCGGGCCGCACCGCAGCCTGTCCACGCTCAGCCTGCGCGAAGTGGCACGTGAGGCCGGCATCGCGCCGAACAGCTTCTACCGGCAGTTCCGCGACATGGACGAACTGGCCGTGGCGCTGATCGATGCAGCCGGCCGCTCGCTGCGCACCATCATCGGCGAAGCCCGCCAGCGCGCCACCTCCACCGCCACCAGCGTGGTGCGGGTCTCGGTGGAGACCTTCATGGAGCAGCTGCGCGCCGACGACAAGCTGCTGCACGTACTGCTGCGAGAAGGCGCGGTCGGCTCGGACGACTTCAAGCATGCGGTCGAACGCGAGCTGCACTACTTCGAGGAAGAGCTGCAGCACGACCTGGTGCGCCTGGCTGCATTGGACGGCGCGGTCCTGCATGCGCCGGAACTGGTGGCCAAGGCCATCACCCGGCTGGTGTTCGCGATGGGCGCCACCGCCATGGACCTGCCGCCGGAGAAGGATCCGGAGCTGGTCGAACAGATCTCCACGATGATCCGCATGATCATCGTCGGCGCCCGTACCCCCGCCGCATTCCGCCGCGGCTGA
- a CDS encoding flavin reductase family protein, which yields MSGETLPYAGPWAGVFPAPAPVPSVEMPPRALRRLLGHFPTGVAIVCARDAQGKPIGLTINSFVPVSLQPPLVLWNLALHAQSLSTFQRATRFAISVLAADQEALARRFADPHVRNRFDGLALLDDDEDAPPRIAGAVAHLTCTRHAQWPVGDHLLLAGRIIEVHENGGAPLLFHRGRFQPGPAELLVEVR from the coding sequence ATGAGCGGCGAGACACTGCCGTACGCCGGGCCGTGGGCGGGGGTGTTCCCCGCCCCGGCCCCGGTGCCGTCGGTCGAGATGCCGCCGCGTGCATTGCGGCGGCTGCTCGGCCATTTCCCGACCGGCGTGGCCATCGTCTGCGCACGCGATGCGCAGGGCAAGCCCATCGGCCTGACCATCAATTCGTTCGTGCCGGTGTCATTGCAGCCGCCCCTGGTGCTGTGGAACCTGGCGTTGCACGCGCAGAGCCTGTCCACCTTCCAGCGCGCCACCCGCTTTGCGATCAGCGTGCTGGCGGCCGACCAGGAAGCGCTGGCCCGGCGCTTTGCCGATCCGCACGTACGCAACCGCTTCGACGGCCTGGCATTGCTGGATGACGATGAGGACGCCCCACCGCGCATCGCCGGTGCGGTCGCCCATCTCACCTGTACCCGCCACGCACAGTGGCCGGTGGGCGATCACCTGCTGCTGGCCGGCCGCATCATCGAAGTGCACGAGAACGGCGGCGCGCCGCTGCTGTTCCATCGCGGCCGCTTCCAGCCCGGCCCGGCCGAGCTGCTGGTGGAGGTGCGCTGA
- a CDS encoding superoxide dismutase, with protein MSYSLPPLPYAYDALEPHFDARTMEIHHSKHHQTYVNNLNAAIEQAGLAEQPVEALIANLDAVPEAQRGAVRNNGGGHANHSLFWTVLSTNGGAPDDELAAAIDRDLGGFDAFKDAFTKAAQTRFGSGWAWLTSDRDGHLQVESSANQDSPLMGAAVGLSGNTPILALDVWEHAYYLHYQNRRPDYIGAFFNIINWAEVGRRYRQARAS; from the coding sequence ATGTCGTACTCGCTCCCCCCGCTCCCCTACGCCTATGACGCCCTCGAGCCGCATTTCGATGCGCGCACGATGGAGATCCATCACAGCAAGCACCACCAGACCTACGTCAACAACCTCAATGCCGCCATCGAGCAGGCCGGCCTTGCCGAGCAACCGGTCGAGGCGCTGATCGCCAACCTCGATGCCGTGCCCGAGGCGCAGCGCGGCGCGGTCCGCAACAACGGTGGAGGGCACGCCAACCACAGCCTGTTCTGGACCGTGCTCAGCACCAACGGCGGCGCGCCCGATGACGAGCTGGCCGCGGCCATTGACCGTGACCTCGGCGGTTTCGACGCCTTCAAGGACGCCTTCACCAAGGCTGCGCAGACCCGCTTCGGCAGTGGCTGGGCCTGGCTGACCAGCGATCGCGATGGCCACCTGCAGGTCGAAAGCAGCGCCAACCAGGACAGCCCGCTGATGGGTGCAGCGGTCGGACTGTCGGGCAATACCCCGATCCTCGCACTGGACGTCTGGGAACACGCCTACTACCTGCACTACCAGAACCGCCGCCCGGACTACATCGGTGCGTTCTTCAACATCATCAACTGGGCCGAGGTCGGCCGGCGCTACCGCCAGGCCCGGGCCTCATGA